The Candidatus Zixiibacteriota bacterium genomic sequence AAGCGGCCGCTTTCAACCGGTAGAAGTAAATACCGGAGGCAACGGCATCGCCGTTTTCATTCCGACCGTCCCAGACCACTTCATTCAGACCGGACTGAGCCATGCCTTCAAAAACGGTGGCCACTTTCTTTCCGAGAACATTATATATCTCAAGCGTGGCATGAGTTGCCGTCGGCACGGTGAACGAAATTGTCGTCGCCGGGTTGAACGGATTGGGATAGTTCTGCAGCAGGCCGAAATCGGTCGGGATAACCGTGCTGCCGCTCTTGCTGGTCAGCGATTTGATTTCCAGCCGATCGCCCATGTCGGACCAGGTGAAAGTCTCACCAGTCGGAACACCGTCAACGACGAGGCTGAATTTCTCACCTTTGGCCAGCCCCTCGCGTTCAGTGGTAGCCGGGTCGTCACCATAGACCGGGACAAACCCGAACTTGCCGTCAGCAGCCACTGTCCCTGCTCCAATGACTCTGCCGTCGACGCCGACCGCGGTAACTTCAGCGCCGGTCGCGACAACCTTATCATCCAATTTCATCTGGTAGGAGTAGAGGTCCATCCAGATTCTGGATGGCATAACCCGATTATTACCGGCCGCGCGGTCAAGCTTGGCCAGACCCTGCGGGAATATGATCTCGGGCCCCATACCCGGGTAAATGAGCATGTCATCGGTATTGACTTTAACCCAGTAGCCGAATCCCGGACGCATCATAAGCAGAGTGGAATAGTCGGGAAGCTTCGGGTCATAAGTAAGTCCGACTCCCTCAAAACCGAGGGCGACAATCAAATTGTCGAGAATGGAACTGAGTGCCATCGGGGTTGAATCCGCAACTTCAGGCATATAGGAAACCAGATTCCAGCCGCCCTCAAGCGCAATTGGAGTCGTCGCGGCCACCGGCACGCCGGTAACCTTCAATGTATCTCCACAATTCATTCGCAGCCAGTAACCATGGAAATGGTCGGTCTCCCATAATGTTGAAAACTGCGGCAATTTGGGATCATATGTAAAACCGCCCTGTTCGAAACCGAGCACCACATCAATGCAGTCGGCCACCGAGGATAGGATCTTCTGGATGGAGTCTATCGGAGTGTCGACATTCCAGGAAATCAGATTCCAGCCTTCCTTGAGAACAATCATCCGATCCTCAACGGTGAATACGTCGAGACAAACCTGGAAATTGTCTCCTTTGGCCGTCCAGATTCTATCACCTATGGCCGTGGCGGGATAACCGTTAATAAAGAATTCGATCGTGTCACCCGGAACGGCGCCTTCGTCTTCAATAGTGAACGGATCATCGCGATAGACCGGCATCAGGCCGTAACTCCCCGGCGTGGTGACATAAAATGTCCCGCAATGAATACCTTGCGGATCGTAGGCATCAACCACCGATCCGGCCGGGAGAGGAACGCCATAGTAGAAGTTGGTGGCGCAGTAGAAATCAACCCACTCGGGAGTCGGCTTGACCGGCGAAACCGGCGTGAGAACGATGTCAAAGCCGGTCATACCGAATGGAATATCGCTCAGCAGCCCGGGATAATACCCCTCTTTATAGGCGTAGGCATCAAAGGGGAATACCCCGCTGGAATGACAGGCAAACTGGCCATTGATATCACTCATCTGCGAAACCATCACGGCGCCGCCGGGGAAATTATCCCAGAGTTCAACTGTGGCGCCGGGGATTTCATTGCCGGCCGTATCGACAACTCTTCCGCAGATATATCCCGGAGTATCACCGATTATGACATGTCCGGGTATGAAAGTGGGTACGATCACATTATGCGCGTCATCGACAAACTGCAAGCTTCCCAGGGTCATGGAAATTACAGTATCAATCATGACAAATCCGGGCGGCGTGGAATCGGGAACCGTGAAATGCAGCTTGGCCAACATACCGCGGCCGATCGGGATTTCCGGTGTGAAACTCGGAATAATCAAGATATGGGCCTGGCGCATGACGTTGTCGAAAGCCACGGCCTTTACATCAACATAGTCAACCCGTGTACCGCCAAAGCTGATGGAATCGAGCTGAACAGCCGAAGAACTCCATTTGAGCGGCAGATTGATGCTGGAAAGCATCTCATCATTCTTGAAATAAATCGGAACCACGATTTCACTGCCCGGAACCGCCGGAACCGATGAAATCCAGAGCGAGTCGCTTGAGGGTTGCTGTTCCAGAACGGTCAGATAGACCGGTATACCCTTTAATAAAGGCATGTATTCACCAGTGTAATCTCTGAGAAGGATCGTATCGCCATAGAAACCAGGCAACAGAGAACGAGCGTCTACTTCAAAATAGACATTCGATGGTGTGGCGTAGAAACCCGAATCGCGCGGTATAATCTTAAGCCAGTTCTCAAAGTTCTCAGCAGTAAAGGGCACGATGCAACCCATTCGCTCATAAACATAGAGTCCCCCATTGTCCACCTGCCCCTGCTGGAGAGTGAAAGAGAACGATTGTGGTATAGTCACAAGATCACGGGAGGTGCAGCCGCTGTCCACATATATGACAATGGGAACGTTGATGCATTTGCCGATTCCATAGCAAATCATTAGGCTGTCGGCGTTGGTACCCAGGTGCAGAAGGTTGGTCTGGAATTTGAGCGGCACAGCCTTGGGGGTGATCAGAGGCAAAACGCTGGGCGTATCGGGATACAACCACGGCTGGAAATTATAAGTCCAGAACGGGATATTCATCCCGTGCGTCTCGAAAATATAAAGGGCCGTATCGGGCAATGAATCTCCCCTCAAAATGTGAAAAACATAATTGGGGGGCAGCGCCACGAGAGTGGTTTCACTCGGCTGGCACTTGATAATGGCCGTCACATCAATTATTTTCGGCGAGTTTACCGCCCCGGGAGCCACTATCGTGAACGAGCCTTGAAGCACGATGGAATCACCAGCATTGGGTCGCAGTGAATCGACCATATAGTTGAGCCAGACTCCAATCGAATCACCGGCGACACCGGAAATCGGTTCAACCCACAACCAGTTGGGAGGCGTTGAATCGATCACCCAATTCAACTGGCCGATGCCGCAATTACTGATATGTATATATTGCGTATCGCGGATCGGCATCGTGTCACACCTGTTGAATGAGAAAAACAGATTATCAGGTTCCACCGCCAGACAGGGATTGTCAATAACTACGTTATTGACAATAATCAGAACCAGTTCCGAATCTTTCAGCTGTCCATCAGAAGCATAGAACCAGACCGGATAATCGCCGGCCTGAGTTGTGTCGGGCGCAAAGCGGAACCAGCCGTAACCATTGCCGGAATCAACAAAGATCGCATTGGGCGGTAGATCTGAAGTGTACAGAGAAGGCACCGTTCCATCGGAGTCGGTCGCATGAGCATACAACATCAGAATCGATCCTTCATCCACGAATTGCGGGCCGGTGGCGATCTTATCAAGTATCGGCGGGCGGTTGACCGCTACAATCGTGAAAATTGCGGCATCCGAATCGGACAGAGCACCGGGGTCGGTCGCCGTGAAGGTAATTGTCTCACTGCCGCCCCACAAAGGATCGGACGTCGTGATGGTCGCTATCCGATTGACAATACTTACATTCAGCACCGTGTTGCCGTTGTAAGACCAGGTCAACTCCGGCTTAGTATTATCCGGATCAGTTACATAGTTGTCCAGAACAATAGGTGTGAATGCGCCACCCCGGGATATGGTCTGGTCCGGTATACCGGAGACAACCGGGGGATCATTAACCGCCGTCACCGTAAAAGTTGCAACATCAGAACCGGTCAGGCCCCCTGGATCGCGGGCTGTAAAGGTAATAGTATCGCTGCCATTCCATTCGGGACCGGGTACGGTGATGGTGGCCACCCGGTTCACAATGCTCACGATCAACCCAGTCTTGCCGCTATAAGTCCAGGTAATCTGGTCATCGGCGTTATCAGGATCGGCAACATAATTATCGAGATTGATGGTGGCGAAGGCTCCGCCCTCGGCAATGGTCTGGTCCGGAATACCGGAAACAACCGGCGCGTCATTGACCGCCGTCACCGTGAAAGTTGCGGCATCAGAAGCGAAGAGAGTGCCGGGGTCGGTCGCCCTGAAAGTGATGGTTTCGCCGCCATTCCAGTCGGCATTGGGGGTGGTGATTGTCGCCACCCGGCTGACAATACTGACCGTCAACTGCGTGTTGCCGCTGTAAGTCCAGGTAATCTGGTTATCGGCGTTATCAGGATCGGTGACATAATTGTCAAGATTTATAGCGGCGAAAGTCCCACCCTCGGATATGGTCTGGTCCGGAATACCGGAAACAACCGGGGGCTGATTTACCGGAGCGGCGGAATCCTGCACCGTCCAGCAGGTGGTCGGGAAAAAGGGGAAAGGCGGTTCAGATTCATCGAAAACCCAGTCATAGGTCTCATTGGCCGCATCACCCTGCTGAATGCAGAAGCTTCCCGAGGTGGCGTTGACCGTCACAGGAAAAACGAGAATTTTCACATCTCCCAGACCGGCTGGATAACCACCCATGAATCCGACGCCGGTATAATTGAAAAGATCGCCCAGATTACCGTTACCTATATCATTCGTAAGATTACCGTCCCAGCTCTCGGTGTAGGTGGTTTTGAATAGATCCCAGAAAGCAACGAATTGAGCTTGAGGCGTGTTTGTCAGTGCCCCCCAGGTTACCGTGGTCACTCCGCCGGAGCCGTTAAATAAGAACGGGCTTGACCAGGTGATACGTGGCTTGGTTCCCCCGGCATAATTACTATAAATGTTAACATCTAAAGCGGCATTTGGCTGAATTTTAATTGTGCCATGATCATTCCATGTGCCTGCACCCGTGACATCGGCGCGAAAAGTCAGTGTCCCATACTGACCATAAGCCGGTGCAAACGGAATCAGAAGAAGACACAGGGCAAGCAAATACCATCTCTGCTTCATTTTGAACTCCTCTTTTGTTTTGATTATACCTATCATTTTCTTTCTAAAATAAAAATATAGCCATACCAAATTGGTTTTGATTACAAAGATGAGACGTGACAAAAAGAAATGCGTGCAAATTAAGTCCTCTCAACCTAAAGACCTGCCTACATCTATAGCCACTAATCCATTCTGTTCAGCAAAGTCGGTACCAGCGCATTCCAAAAATGTTGCGCCTACGCAAGTAAATAAAAAAGAACTCAGCAACAATAAAATAAGACAATGTGAGGCTTTGTCAAGTTAATTAGAGATAAGAGGATACGCAAAATATTGCACATTTTTACGGATTGGCCACGGCGTCCGCAGGCCGACCTTTCTTCCGCCACCAGAGAAACAGGAGAATTATCAACGCACCCAGGACATCAGATATAAAATCCATGGTATCAGGCTGGCGGCCGGGGATCAGCCTCTGAAATGATTCGTCTCCTGCAGCAAAGACGATCATAAAAAAAAGCGAGAGCAGCAACACTGTTCGCGGCCGAAATCGCGGAGATAGATGCGAGAAGGAACGAAAAACTAAAGCCGCGAATATGGCATATTCAATGAAATGAACAACCTTATCAAACTCGAAATGCTTGAAACGGGGCAGATGAAGATTAGAAATCGATGAAAGAGAGATAATCAGCGTCGCATACAGTATGGCCGGCAGATGATAAATGGCAAATGCTTTTAGCTTCCGGCTTTTCATTTCGCCGCTAAACTATCATATCTGTGCCATTATGGCAAGGAAAAGAAATCAATTCACTCTTATGCTCCGGCTAAAACATTCAACCCTTAAAAATTATCTTGACATCACTTCCCTGTCGCGGTTAATAGTCTGCTGATAGACTCCCCGGGTTGAACGAACACGGAAGACAATGACATGAAACATAAATAAGAAGACTCTTATATGACTAAGAAAGACGATTTCAGCCTTTACCCGACTATTCCGGCCATGATCGGCAAAGACCTCTATTTGAAGGTGATGGATGCCGACGATTTTGAAACCACATACTTATGGTTTCTTCATTCCGACCCTCAGTCCCAGACCTGCCACCAGCCAATACTGACCACGCCCCGGGATATGAGTGAAAATGTCCGAAAGAAGGAAAAAAATCCGAACGCGGCCGATTTTATTTTAATCCTTAAAGAAAATAACCGACCGGTCGGCAAACTCCGCTATTTCAATCTGAATATGCTCAATCGCTCCGCCGAACTGGCATATCTGATCGCCCCCGATGATAGAGGTAAGGGATACGCCAAGGAAGCGCTTCGGCTCCTGATAAGATACCTTTTCATTTACCTCGGCCTGAATAAGGTTTATGCCCAGACAGCATCTTTCAACGAACCTTCCGTAAAGCTGCTGAAATCGCTCGATTTTCGTCTCGATGGAACTCTGCGCCAGCACCATTTCTACAAAGGAATTCTGCATGATGATCTGCTCTTTTCCCTTCTAAAATTCGAATGTAATTTTGTCAATGAATAGGAACATGGGACCCGGAAAGTATCTGAAACCGAAGAGCGCCGGCCATTCAATTTTTACCAATATACCTTCTCCGCAGCGTATATCATAAAAATACAGAAACGGAGTCACGGAGGCAGGATGAGAGTCAGTGAAATCTTGAAAGCAAAAGGGTCCCGAGTCGAATCGATTGCGCCCAACAGAACGGTCAGGGAAGCATTGGATGTTATCACCGGCAAAGGTATCGGTTCGCTGCCGGTTCTCGAGGATGATATGCTGGCGGGAATCATCACCGAACGGGATATTCTGCGCCTGGTGGCAAAAGAAGGCGAAGGGGCGCTGTCAAAAACAATCAGGGAAGTGATGACCACCCGGCTGGTGGTTGGGGTACTGGAGGATGAAATCGATATGGTCATGGCCCTGATGACCAATAATCGATTTCGTCATCTGCCGATCATGGATGGCAGAAAAATGGTGGGAATTATCTCCATCGGCGATATTGTGAAAACCCAGGTAAATAATCTGGAAATCGAGAACCGATATCTCATGGATTATATCACCGGCAAATACCCGGGCTGAAAAATATAGCCCGGTGCCGCAGGCAGGGAGATATCATTTTCTGCACTTATCGCCGCACCCGGCAGATAAATGATTTCAAGTAATACGATTCCGGGAAATAGAGCGAAATGGGATGGTCGGGGCTCTGACGCACCATTTTCAATAAATCCAGCCGGACTCCGGCCTGCACCGAGGCTCGCCGCAGAGAATAGGTAAAATCCTCCTCCCTGAAGAACGCCGAGCAACTCGAGGTGACCAGCAGGCCGCCATCTTTGATCAGCCTCATGGCCGCCCGGTTGAGAAAGTGATAAGCCTTCCGTCCGACATCGATGTCAACTTGTGATTTTATCAGGGCCGGGGGATCCATCATTACCATATCATATTCGGGATTGTACCTGGTTGACAACCAGCCGAAGACATCACCTGATTCGGTAGCGCTTAGCCCGGGCGGAATGTCGTTCATCTCGGCATGTACACCACACAATTCCAGGCTCGGTTCCGAACTATCGATATTCAAAACCGATTTGGCTCCACCCGCCAGAGCGGCGGCTGATGCCGCCCCGGTATAAGAAAAAAGATTCAATATGACACGACCCTGAGCGTGCTCCCGGATTTCCTTCCGGAGCTCCTTCTGATCAAGATAAAACCCGGTTTTCTGCCCAAAATTTACATCGGCCACAAAACGGAGACCGTTTTCGCGAAATTCAACCCGCCCGGGATCGGAACCATAGCGAAGAGCCGTTATTTCTTCCAGGCCCTCTTCCCTGCGCACGGAAATGTCGCTCCGCTCGACAATACTCCGGGGACGAAACAGATCGACCAGCGCTTCAATAATCATTTCGCGCAATTGTTCCAGACCGGCGGTGGCGAGTTGTATTACAAAAACGTCTTCATAACGGTCAACTATCAGACCGGGAATGCGGTCGGATTCGCCGAATACGAGGCGGTAGCCGCTGGTCGAACCGGAAGAACCATAGCCCAGAATGGTCCGCAGTGCATCAGCTTCGGTGAATCGCGCCCGAAACCAATCCTTATCGATAACCGCACGGCCAAATTCAAAGACCCGCACCGCAATCATCGATTTGGCCGAATAAGTACCGGTCGCGATTATTACCTCGCCGCTGTCGACCACATGGACCAGACTCCCATGCGCAATATCATCGGGGATTTCGGCCAGCGCGCCCGAGAATATCCAGGGATGACGGAAAATGATATTGGCTTCTTTCCCCGCTTTGAGTTTCAGTATTGGGTACATTTTGTGCGCCTGATCCTAACCACAATAAATCGGGGTGAGAGGATTTGAACCTCCGACATCTTGCTCCCAAAGCAAGTGCGCTAACCGGGCTGCGCCACACCCCGATATTTCCGTTAACCAATATATGGCCGATTATGGCCAAGTCAAGAAAATTGGGGAACTCAGAATTCCTTCTGCCGCAACCGCGCCTTTATGGCTTCCCGAGCCTCTAAAAGCGCCCGTCCCCGATGCGAAACCTTATTTTTCTCTTCCAGACTTATTTGGGCGAAAGTCTTCCCCGCCGGAGGATAGAAGAAAACCGGGTCATATCCAAAACCGGCCGCTCCCGCTTTTTCTTGGGCGATAATGCCGTCAACAATCCCCTCCACCGTTTCGACATCTTTGACATTCCAGGCGATTGCGATGACCGTGCGGAATCGAGCCGCACGTTTATTATCAGGAATCCCGTGCAACTGTCCCAGAAGTTTGCGGTTGTTGTCATCATAGCTGCATCCCGGACCGGCATAGCGGGAGGAGTACACACCCGGGGCGCCGTTGAGATAGGCTACCTCCAGACCGGAATCATCGGCCAGAGCCGGAAACCCGGTGA encodes the following:
- a CDS encoding CBS domain-containing protein — encoded protein: MRVSEILKAKGSRVESIAPNRTVREALDVITGKGIGSLPVLEDDMLAGIITERDILRLVAKEGEGALSKTIREVMTTRLVVGVLEDEIDMVMALMTNNRFRHLPIMDGRKMVGIISIGDIVKTQVNNLEIENRYLMDYITGKYPG
- a CDS encoding GNAT family protein, with translation MTKKDDFSLYPTIPAMIGKDLYLKVMDADDFETTYLWFLHSDPQSQTCHQPILTTPRDMSENVRKKEKNPNAADFILILKENNRPVGKLRYFNLNMLNRSAELAYLIAPDDRGKGYAKEALRLLIRYLFIYLGLNKVYAQTASFNEPSVKLLKSLDFRLDGTLRQHHFYKGILHDDLLFSLLKFECNFVNE
- a CDS encoding class I SAM-dependent rRNA methyltransferase, translated to MYPILKLKAGKEANIIFRHPWIFSGALAEIPDDIAHGSLVHVVDSGEVIIATGTYSAKSMIAVRVFEFGRAVIDKDWFRARFTEADALRTILGYGSSGSTSGYRLVFGESDRIPGLIVDRYEDVFVIQLATAGLEQLREMIIEALVDLFRPRSIVERSDISVRREEGLEEITALRYGSDPGRVEFRENGLRFVADVNFGQKTGFYLDQKELRKEIREHAQGRVILNLFSYTGAASAAALAGGAKSVLNIDSSEPSLELCGVHAEMNDIPPGLSATESGDVFGWLSTRYNPEYDMVMMDPPALIKSQVDIDVGRKAYHFLNRAAMRLIKDGGLLVTSSCSAFFREEDFTYSLRRASVQAGVRLDLLKMVRQSPDHPISLYFPESYYLKSFICRVRR
- a CDS encoding VanZ family protein; the encoded protein is MKSRKLKAFAIYHLPAILYATLIISLSSISNLHLPRFKHFEFDKVVHFIEYAIFAALVFRSFSHLSPRFRPRTVLLLSLFFMIVFAAGDESFQRLIPGRQPDTMDFISDVLGALIILLFLWWRKKGRPADAVANP
- a CDS encoding XTP/dITP diphosphatase, with product MMQLVLATKNQDKIREITHLLEDLPITILTFKDFLDFPEVEETGETLEENAILKASGIAEFTGFPALADDSGLEVAYLNGAPGVYSSRYAGPGCSYDDNNRKLLGQLHGIPDNKRAARFRTVIAIAWNVKDVETVEGIVDGIIAQEKAGAAGFGYDPVFFYPPAGKTFAQISLEEKNKVSHRGRALLEAREAIKARLRQKEF
- a CDS encoding Ig-like domain-containing protein, giving the protein MKQRWYLLALCLLLIPFAPAYGQYGTLTFRADVTGAGTWNDHGTIKIQPNAALDVNIYSNYAGGTKPRITWSSPFLFNGSGGVTTVTWGALTNTPQAQFVAFWDLFKTTYTESWDGNLTNDIGNGNLGDLFNYTGVGFMGGYPAGLGDVKILVFPVTVNATSGSFCIQQGDAANETYDWVFDESEPPFPFFPTTCWTVQDSAAPVNQPPVVSGIPDQTISEGGTFAAINLDNYVTDPDNADNQITWTYSGNTQLTVSIVSRVATITTPNADWNGGETITFRATDPGTLFASDAATFTVTAVNDAPVVSGIPDQTIAEGGAFATINLDNYVADPDNADDQITWTYSGKTGLIVSIVNRVATITVPGPEWNGSDTITFTARDPGGLTGSDVATFTVTAVNDPPVVSGIPDQTISRGGAFTPIVLDNYVTDPDNTKPELTWSYNGNTVLNVSIVNRIATITTSDPLWGGSETITFTATDPGALSDSDAAIFTIVAVNRPPILDKIATGPQFVDEGSILMLYAHATDSDGTVPSLYTSDLPPNAIFVDSGNGYGWFRFAPDTTQAGDYPVWFYASDGQLKDSELVLIIVNNVVIDNPCLAVEPDNLFFSFNRCDTMPIRDTQYIHISNCGIGQLNWVIDSTPPNWLWVEPISGVAGDSIGVWLNYMVDSLRPNAGDSIVLQGSFTIVAPGAVNSPKIIDVTAIIKCQPSETTLVALPPNYVFHILRGDSLPDTALYIFETHGMNIPFWTYNFQPWLYPDTPSVLPLITPKAVPLKFQTNLLHLGTNADSLMICYGIGKCINVPIVIYVDSGCTSRDLVTIPQSFSFTLQQGQVDNGGLYVYERMGCIVPFTAENFENWLKIIPRDSGFYATPSNVYFEVDARSLLPGFYGDTILLRDYTGEYMPLLKGIPVYLTVLEQQPSSDSLWISSVPAVPGSEIVVPIYFKNDEMLSSINLPLKWSSSAVQLDSISFGGTRVDYVDVKAVAFDNVMRQAHILIIPSFTPEIPIGRGMLAKLHFTVPDSTPPGFVMIDTVISMTLGSLQFVDDAHNVIVPTFIPGHVIIGDTPGYICGRVVDTAGNEIPGATVELWDNFPGGAVMVSQMSDINGQFACHSSGVFPFDAYAYKEGYYPGLLSDIPFGMTGFDIVLTPVSPVKPTPEWVDFYCATNFYYGVPLPAGSVVDAYDPQGIHCGTFYVTTPGSYGLMPVYRDDPFTIEDEGAVPGDTIEFFINGYPATAIGDRIWTAKGDNFQVCLDVFTVEDRMIVLKEGWNLISWNVDTPIDSIQKILSSVADCIDVVLGFEQGGFTYDPKLPQFSTLWETDHFHGYWLRMNCGDTLKVTGVPVAATTPIALEGGWNLVSYMPEVADSTPMALSSILDNLIVALGFEGVGLTYDPKLPDYSTLLMMRPGFGYWVKVNTDDMLIYPGMGPEIIFPQGLAKLDRAAGNNRVMPSRIWMDLYSYQMKLDDKVVATGAEVTAVGVDGRVIGAGTVAADGKFGFVPVYGDDPATTEREGLAKGEKFSLVVDGVPTGETFTWSDMGDRLEIKSLTSKSGSTVIPTDFGLLQNYPNPFNPATTISFTVPTATHATLEIYNVLGKKVATVFEGMAQSGLNEVVWDGRNENGDAVASGIYFYRLKAAAFEQTRKMVLMK